One Gossypium arboreum isolate Shixiya-1 chromosome 13, ASM2569848v2, whole genome shotgun sequence genomic window, tcatgctCATAGACTATAACATCGTTCATACACTTGTCATAATAATTAATCATAGAGACTTATACAttaagaaaatattaaaacatgatatatcattgcattatttacacatgaacttacctctgtgcaaaatatggacaattaattcaattttgtctaaaatcttgttctttccgtAGTCTAGGTCCAaactctatttttcttgatctataatagaaaattcagctcatttaatcatcacattattcaaatcaatccaaaaactatatttaggcaaaattatgattttgcccctaaactttcacatatttgcaaattagtccctaagctcgtaaaatgaaatgtgtttaatttctttgttactcaagcctagccgaacttatGACATACTCATAgtagcccacatttctcattaaatcatacatcttaTTACCCATTTTACAAAGTTTACAAATAAgtattttttagtaattttcactataaatcacttggtaaaagatgtttatcatacagccaacattcatattcctccattaaacattaaaacacattcatttcataaatgggtaaaatttcaaacatgaaccctacttcaaaaaaatggtagaaatagataaatcgggttacgaggacttcaaaaatgtaaagagcattaaaaacggggttaggatgtacttacaatcaagcttgaaagatgacaaaaccctagctatggagagcttgagaatttcggccaagggatgaagaagatggacaaattttggctttattttcccattttattcttttataaccaaatgacaaaaatgcccttgaggcttttctttcaaatttttcctatccatgcctattttttgtccataattatagaaattgggaaaatttatatctaaggacctctaattaataatccatgacaatttcatgcttaaaccttctagaattcacattttgcaacttttgcaatttagtcctaaatgtcaaattggacactttatcaataaattttcttcatgaaattttcaaaaaaatatgcgatcatatcatagacctcataataatcataaaataattatttctacttcagatttgtggtctcaaaattactgttctgactaggccctaattcgggatgttacatcctAATTAATGGCTCTCTAGAGCTTCCCGATATGGCTTGCTCGAACTTCTCGATATATGGCTATCTGGAGCTTCCTAATTAATGGCTCTTCAGAGCTACCTGTTAtttgctcacatgagcttcctgattatggctcttatgagcttcccgttatatagcccggataagcttcccattacatggctcacatgagcttcttGTTAAATGCTTAAGAATGTGCTTCCCGATTATGTGCTTTAATGATCACccccgaatatgaattgacggtttaCTGTTTGGTACACCTAGAGTGTACTACccgagtatccatcgatatttcaatgattcaacgaacAAACTCATGATGtgagaaaatatgaaatttaaatgaattatatctttAATATCTTTGAAATACCTAGAAATTGTTGCACGATGAACTCATCTTTGTTCTCTTAAAAATCATGTAAATTTCATGACTAACGTGTTTGATGAAAGCATATGTTTAGGTAAGTGGCCAAAATGTTTTGGATGCATATTTGTATGCTTACTTAAAATGaacatgattggtaagttaaattcctgttatacgaacttactaagcattaaatgcttactttgtttatttcctttattttatagTACTCGGAAGCTCGTGAAGTTGGAACTGGTcgaagacacatcacactatccctcGAGCTTTTCGGTAtataaaacaagaaaatttttggTATtgctataatggcatgtataaactaAGTACGCATAATGATAAAAAGTTTTAgttataactagccattggaatggctagtattaATTATATTTTGATGTAGTTATATAAGGCCTTATCATGCTTGATGagtgtattgaaatggttgaatgatggaagatacataaatatattaatggTTGCATGAATGGGTAAAGTATACTCATATGTTTATATGGTCAATTAGGTAAGATCAAATATTTGGTTAAATGGGATGTTTTGACATGTATTGAACTTGAAATTGGCTTGAATTTAATGTTCTATTATGACTTGTAATGGTATAAAACTTGGTTAGATATGTTGATTTTaggttgggtgagaaataaggcttgaaaataaccttattttgtccaaataggcagagacacgagcgtgtgtctcaaccgtgtgtgacacacggccgcgcgcacgggcgtgtggtttggctatGTATCCCCTGcattttaaaaattgagaaacagaatgctcataattggtcacacgggcagaaacacgggcatgtgtcttagctgtgtgaaaGCATGGaccaacacacgggcgtgtgttttggccgtgtgaatcctgcacctaattttcgaaaattaaattgtttacacagcctagcatacgggtgtgtggctggccgtgtgacctaagtcagagagttacacgggtatgaacacgggctgggacatggtcgtgtgccttACATGAATGTTTACACTtgctaggacacgggtgtgtcatttggccgtgtgagccacacggcctacccacacgggcgtgtgacccctatatttaagaaaaaaattgaaattttgcaaaaaattctttgagtttccGATATAGTCTCGATTTGTTTATAATGCATCTATTGGACTTCGAGGGTCTATTTAAAGGATGATATGATTGGTTtcgaatatgaataataaatgatatgaattaataatatttgatatgtaaactttggtaatactctgtaaccctattccagcgacgaatatgggttaggggtgttacaaatgttaAAACTTAAAGGTTGAAATTTGAAGACAAATCAAATGCTGTTTTGCAAGGAGATTGAATATGTGGAAATTTTCTAATGTGGAGATTTGTTGAAATAACACAATCCAAGATCTAAAAAATATAATGTTGTGGAGTGTTTGTACTATTATAAACAGAGCTTGTTTCTCTACTTTTAAATCATTTcaaaatttgtcattttcttCATAAGACAATTTGATTCTTCCTATTTGTAATTTTTGACTTATATTTTTTGTAATGAAATATATTTGGCAAGATCTCGAGGACGTAATGTAATTTCTTGAACCTCGTTAAATTTTTtgtgttatttattattttatttatctttcaatATTTTATAGGATACAATTGTAGTGATATATTGtagtattaaattatattatagaaaaattttatctaaaaattaaattttaagtgGAATCATTTGTGTCCCTCTAATATTTCTTAAGAAttaaacctaaaaatttttagtacaataattttcatCATTTATCCTATTCGTAGAACAATGTATCTCTTCAACATTCTAACTTGAGGATCCCAAAAGTCCAAAAATGGTCCTAAGGTTGATATAGAttaaacctataattttaaataaaatattttaaaatctacATCATTATGCCGTTAATACATTAATAAGATAGTGACTAAAAACGAATTTAGataatttaatgattaaagtgagaatttttataatttactgatgaatcaaaatcaaaataatcatTATTAAAGCAGTTAACCTTTACATAAATGTTATGTTGTGACCGCTCACTCCAAATGTTAACCCGCCAAATTTCATTAAATGTGTTTCTTTTTTTACCACACTTCGGGCGGGAAAAAAGAGGTAGAAAAGAATTATTTAAAGATTACTATCTTTATTACTAGCTACCATCcagcttcattttcttttttccaggTTAGGATTTGGGTCTGTATTGGTTATAATGGCGGTTTCAGTGCCGGTAATCGACGTGGATGATGATCCGAAAGCCCTCAAAATGGACGGTCAAGATCAACACAAGAAGGGTACGAAGCGAAGGAGAACGTCATGGTTTTCAGAGAACTTGAGCGGTGAACAAAGAGAGGCCCAGATCAAGGGATTGAAGAAAGAAATGGAGGGGCTTTTTGGGTATTACAAAGAAATGATGGAGCAGAAATCGGGTCTCAGGATGGGGTACGACATGGGGTTGTTTGAGTCCGGTTGTTCACTAAATTCAGTGGTTGCGATTCTGATGGAGGAGAGCGATTTGCCGCTATCGAAATTGTTGGAGGCAATTCATGAGAAGGTTAAGGACAGAATGGGAAATGTGAGTTTGGCCGCGGTGAAAAGCGCTGTGCTGCTTGTAGGGCAGAGAGTGAAATATGGATTGGATAATGATGAAGCTGATATTTTGGAGGATGATTCCTACTCTTCTCTTTGGTGTTGGGAggtacattttcttttctttttatttttttggattttttttttttagtatttacaGTTACATACATACTTCCCTGTCAGACAAGAGATGCAAAGTTGATACCAAAAGCTGTACGAACCACGTTAAGAATTCGGCGTACCTGTAGAAAGAAGATAAATGAGAGAATTACTGCTGTTTCTGGTAGGAAGAAATCTCACTGATTTCTTTGCTATTATATTCTCTTGATTCTTGTTTCGTTACTGAAGTGAATACTGTGGTCGCAGTGGAATAGATATGTCTGCCTTAATGTCTTTCTTAACCATTTGTTTGGTTCTTTTAGGCAATTCTTCTAGGCAACAAGTTTTGCTGAATCCAGTCAATTGAGGGGCCCTTTTCGTTCAACTGGTTTTTAGAACTTTGGCCTTAGATTAATCCTTAATCAAACGTTAACTTTTGTCGATTTCATCTCTATCAAAACTCGTAACATTGGTCATACTTTATAATCTCTTCTCTATACATATGTTTTTTCTTTGGTTCTGCTCTCTACTCAAGCTTTTGCGCACTTCCAGTGTTCTAACAGCTTACCCTGTGTTAATTGGGAAAAACTACTCTTACGTATCTTATGTTTATTGCCTTATTATATTCCCTGTTGGCATCTTTCCTGCAAACATGTGCTTTGTTTTTAACTGAGGAATGAGTTGTTTAATTGATTTTCATATtgaaaaaaataatcaaattgatGTTTAATTCTTTCACATATGTTCTTGCATGGAATGTGACGAGCAAATTTTCAACTGTAATACCTTAATTTCATGCTTCAAGTGGTTAATGATATTTATGGTTCATTGCAGCAATGATAACTCTGTTACAGAAGTTGGAGAATGATCATAACAACGAGCATGATTTCGTGAAAGTATCAGAAAAGCTTGTCAAGGTATTAAGTGAGGCAGACATTCGCTTGTTAATGTGTAACATGTTGCAGAAGACTGGTGCAAAGATGTATGTATTTATGTGGTTCTATAGATTTTGTGCTTGAATTAGTTTCTTAAGAGTAAAAGCTTTTGTCTGTTGCCAAAGGGCTGAGAAAGAAGCAAAGCGAGAAGAAAAATTGTTAATAATGCAACTGGAGAGAAATAAAAGGGAAattgagaagaagaagaagaaagtggACCGCGAGCTCCAGAAGGAAAGGTTGCAAAATGTATGTGCAACTTTTTAAAGTTTGTCCATGTGTGAATTATCAAATTTTAGTTTTGTGGCTGTGCTATTGGAATGTGTAAATCTGAATTACTCCCAGGACAGTGATTGTGTTGGGTATGTCTTTTGCAGTTACAATCCTTTTTTGTTTCTCTGATTTTCATGAACATAGTTTATTTCAGGAAAAGGTGAGAAAGCGATTGCAGGATGAAGCAGAAAGGGATGAAAAGCGTCGTGAAAGAGAGGAGGCTGAGATGAGGAAGCAGCTGCGGAAACAGCAAGAGGAAGCTGATAGAGATCAACGACGGCGTGAGAAGGAAGATGCTGAACTGAAAAAGAAACTTGCAATACAAAAGCAAGCTTCAGTTATGGAACGCTTCCTCAAAAAATGTAAAACATCACCATGTCAGATTGAGGAAATAACTAAGCCAACCATATATTCTCCATCTACCGAAAAGTGTGAAAATGTGCCTGAACCAATCATGCTCTCCATGGACAGGGCTCTTTCATCTAAGGAAGAAACTGATACTAATGATCTTCGCAAGTgggtttctttgttttctttgattTGTATGCTTTTACAGGCTTTGGTTTTATATTTCAAGTTCACATTCTATTATTTTACTTCTCAGGTTACACTTATCTTCTTGGCGTCGCTTAGGTCATTCTCTTCATTCAAATTATAAACAGTGTTGGGGCATGCGTATGAATCCTAGGACTGAATTGTTTAAGGAACTTAAGTTAACTGCTAATAAAGGGTTATCCCGCGAAGGCTTGACCCTTGAAAGGCATGTAGATGGATGGGGAGAACAGAATTCTGATGATAGATCCTGCCATAATGATGATGTTTCAGTTTCTGATGTTAAAAATTGTTGTGCAAGGAAGCAGTTGTTGCAGTTTGATAAGAGCTACAGACCTGCATTTTATGGTATTTGGCCTAAGAAAAGGTAGACTCCTATTTCTTGCTTTTGCATCCTTCTAAATAAGCATTCAGCCTAGAAGATTAGTATCTTGTGAAAGGTTCATTCTTCTTGTATAAAAGAACGTCAGACCTGTTAATTTTGACCCCAACTGGAAAAAGAATGACCAAATCAACTCAAACCCAAATCTAGCCCAATCCAATTTGATCATAAAAAACCAACAATTTTAATCCGCATTGACTCAAACCAAATTGAACTGAGCTTGAAATTGTCCCAAACCCTAAACACCCAATAGGTAGATCTAAAGAAAATGCACTGTTGTATCAGAATATGTGGAGTTGGCTAAGCATTTTATTTGAacaaatataaaaccataatggaCGGTTTTATGTCTATTACCTGCGTTTCCTTCCAGGTTAAGACCAATCTTTCAGATAGGTGGGGTTAAAGTAATGAATTCAGAAATTAATCAACTGTATAGAAGAGTTATCTATTGAAATAACACTCTATGCCAAGGGAGTTAATAAAGTGTCAGGAAAAATTGGTACAAGAAGCAGTGGATACACGTTTGAATTCTACTTCTCAACtacattcttttttcttttcttttttttttcccccttGAAAGTTTGATAATAGCTTGTTATAACTGATTAAAAATATGCCTTGGAtaaattaatttatcaattttaatctTTGTTTGCTTAAGGTAGCTTGTCTGACTGTACAAGCTGTATGTGTAGAGTAAGTGCTCATTCATACTCCTTAAACTAGCTTGGCTAGAGTTCATTTATGAAGCTCTGTGAACTAGTAATACTATTTTTAGGCTTGATCTCAAAGATCTGAGTTTGCACATTTGTAAGTTTGACTCATTAATCTTCTCACAAAAATCCAATAAGCTTTTCTTTGTGAAAATACTCAGATAATAATGTGTTTTATACTTGTAGATTTAAATACTTGAAGCTTTAATATTATTCATATTTGGCCTAAGGTCATTGAATAAAATGCAGTATAGATTGCACATAATCTATTATTTTGGAAAATGCTACTTCAAACTATATACTTTTTCCTTAAAAATGAAGACTTAATATAGTTAGGGACATTGTAAATGTGGatatatgtttttatattttttttgtgatTCCCTCTCCTGCTTTGCCAATCAAATTGAAAGGCATCTTGCATGTGTAAGGCCACATTGAAACTGTCCAGGGCCAGTTAgaatttttgatatttggcctCCAAAATGTATGGCTTCTaaacctttatatatatatatatcaaggacattgagtttcaagcTTTACGTCATGGTATGAGTTGCTTTTTGTTGTTTTAGCTGAGATCTTGGAATGTGCTCTTGGTTGGGTTGGGGCTTTGTTAACCAAGCTTTAATATTTTTCAAGCTTGTGTAAATTTAAACAGCCAAAGTTTGAATGAGGGAAAAAATCTTGCATGGATCTTGGAATTAGCTCTGGTTGGCTTGGAGCTCTGTTAACTAAGCTGAGAGGAGTTAGGAGTTTCAAGAACTTGATGGTTTTCAAGCTAGTGTAAATTTAAAGGACTGAAGTTTGAGGAAAAGTATCCTACGTGGATTCTCTATGAGAACTCCTTTTCTTCAATGTTCTGTAATATTGTGTACCAAGGAGAATACCTTTCCACCAGAGCAATTAATTTTTTCTTTACCTCTTGCATCTTTTCAGAATTCATAGTAGCAGACAAACAACAAATTTGGATCACCTAATGCTTTCTGTGCTTTTGTTAAATTAAGTCCCAGCGGTAGAGTTTTTTCAAGAAAAAATCAAATAGAAACCCAAGTGGAAAGTTGTTTAAAAGTTATCAATCTCTTTGTTGACCATATGTTCTGTTTCCAGGTGATTGCATTTGCAACATTCTAGTGTATTTGACTCCATATCCTGTTCTAAGCTTCATTTGCTGAGTCTTAATAGTTCTAGGAGTCAAATGAAAAATAGTTAAGTATTCAAGTGTGCTTCATAGCTCCCATTACTTTTATGATTGTactgtcaaaatatgaaaattagtttttttttttaatctcttTGCGTTTCAGTGGTATCTTAAATGAAATGGTATTAAAAGGCTATAGTGCTGATAATGATTGGGACAAAAATATTTGATGTCCTTTAGTTAGTATTCTTTGTGAAGTTGTTACATTGATGTCGCGTTGCTTTCATTGTTGCAATTTGTTGATAAGTTGTGTTTTACTGTATTTTCAGTAATGTTGTGGGACCTCGTCACCCATGGAGGAAGGACCCAGATTTAGACTATGATGTGGATAGTGATGAAGAATGGGAGGAGGTACTGTAAGTTATTCAGACTGAAAATTAGATGTAAACCTGGAAATAACCTTTTCACCTGACAGGAGGAGCCTGGTGAAAACCTCTCAGATTGTGATAAAGATGAAGAGGAGGAAAGTTATGAAGGTTGCTCCAAAGTCAATGATGAAGATGAAACTGAAGATGGCTTTTTTGTACCACATGGATATCTCTCGGAAGATGAGGTAAAAACTTGGAAGATGCTCCACCTTGTTAGCTTCTGAACTAAAAAAGAATCACCTACCAGAAAACCACAGGcttaaagtgcttatttgaggCTTATATGCAGGGTGTACAAGTTGACAGGATGGAATCTGATGTTCCAGTTCAGGATATCCAAAGTTCCCATATCAGCAAGCAAGATGGGCGGAATGAGGAGTTTAGTGCATTGCTTCGGCAACAGAAGTGTCTAAACAATATAACTGAGCAAGCACTAAGGAAAAATCAAGTGCTGATTATATTAAATTTGTTCCATGAAAAGGCGTCATTGCTAATGGCTGAAGATCTTAATGGTACTCCTAAATTGGAGCAGACATGTTTACAAGCCCTGAGCATGCGGGCATATCCTGGTGGCCATTCTATAGAGATATCAATTGATAGCAAGGTACATGACAATCAAGAAGCTTGTTTGTCAAGTGCGAAAGCTGGAGTAACACCGGTCCTATCTGTGGTACCAATTCCGGACTCAGATTTGCCTCTTATCGTAAGTTGCACTTCTAACCACAGTTTAATGTAAAACATCCTTTGGTTATAATGTTCAGGAATATATTCTCCCTGCTATTCTTGAATCTCATCATGATAGTAGCAACAAGGTGATATTATGACATGTTAGgcgcttgaaaattaatttctgtTAAAAATACTAAACTGCTGTGGTTTGCTGCTAATTTTGATATTGCTGGTTTTAGGTATCTACAATCCAGTCATGCTCCCATGGTATCAAAAGCTTGGTAGAGTCTTTGCAAGAGAAGTTTCCTTCAATTCCAAAGTCTCAGTTAAAGGACACAGTGCGTGAAATTTCAGAATTCTCTGATAATCGTTGGCAGGTTAGTTACTCATTCCTGATTTTAGATCTCGCTCTTTGCTAGTGGCatttatttctatatttattttgGGGTGCTTACATAGATGACATTAGGATTGCACCCCTTTTTGAGAATACTATTGTACCATGCTTGGTTTAAGTAGTTGAATTAACCTCTAACGAAGTAGAATGGATAAGTTAGACTAgggaaatgtgaaattaatgattTAATGCTTGAAAATCATTTTCATGAATTAGTTAGCTGAATGTTCGGTGTTCCTTTTTTGGTCTTACCTTTCGGTAAATTTACCTTCTCTTGCCTTATCAACAGTTGCAAGGGTTCTGATTAATTTTGACTATCCCCAGTCCTTGGTAAGAGGGTTAAATTTAGGCCATGAATTTCCAACAAGCTGATGATTACGTAATATTCCAAGCATGCCTTTATATCAAGCTGCAACTGTCATGCCTTCAGATACCACACCGCACCTAGTTTACCTCACCAACCAATTCCATGCCTGTCTGTCTTAAAATAGCAAATGTAAGTTATGCTTTGAGTCTGACACAAACTATTTGTTTTACTGATATGAATGATCTCTCTGCAGGTCAAGAAAGAAATCTTAGTGAAGCTTGGCATGTCAGTTTCACCCGGTATTTATGTGTCTCAACTCAActggtttaattttaattttcattgaCTGAACCATTTCTTTTATAAACCTGACAGAGAAGGGGGGTGGACAAACCAAAAGTATTGCTGCTTTTTTCTCGAAAAGGTGCTTGCCTCCTGCTGCAAAGAGTGTTTGCAGCCCTACTACCACTGAATCCTCTCCTCAGCAATTACTGAAACCAGGTTCTGCTGCCCATGAGCAACAGGGTTGTACATTCAACCATACATAACATCGCCTTCTTTTACCCTTTTTTGGCTCCTAAGCGTGGGTACAAATTGCAAGTTATGTTGTAAAATCTTGTTAAGATGATGAAATGAAGGGGTGGGTATTGGGACTTGTGTACGAAGGTTTTTGATCGTGAGCGATACTGATACAGGAGAGCCATCCTTAAGATCTCATCTGATATCATGTTCTTAGTACGCTACTCAGTAGTACCCTTTTTAATTCTAGAAAAGTCGTTTCGGTTAAAAATTTGGGTAGCTGGTTATAATTTTAGTTTTGAACTtcaagataaatatataactgAAATTTGTCCGGcaactaattaaattattatgataaattaagtaaaatatcAAAATGTCAAGTTTTTATCATTGCCGATGGATGAATGGtggtatttaattttatttagtgtcgTTCTTTACGGCTTGGGATTGGGGCTGGCCGTTGGTGTTCTCAACA contains:
- the LOC108461399 gene encoding chromatin assembly factor 1 subunit FAS1-like; its protein translation is MAVSVPVIDVDDDPKALKMDGQDQHKKGTKRRRTSWFSENLSGEQREAQIKGLKKEMEGLFGYYKEMMEQKSGLRMGYDMGLFESGCSLNSVVAILMEESDLPLSKLLEAIHEKVKDRMGNVSLAAVKSAVLLVGQRVKYGLDNDEADILEDDSYSSLWCWETRDAKLIPKAVRTTLRIRRTCRKKINERITAVSAMITLLQKLENDHNNEHDFVKVSEKLVKVLSEADIRLLMCNMLQKTGAKMAEKEAKREEKLLIMQLERNKREIEKKKKKVDRELQKERLQNEKVRKRLQDEAERDEKRREREEAEMRKQLRKQQEEADRDQRRREKEDAELKKKLAIQKQASVMERFLKKCKTSPCQIEEITKPTIYSPSTEKCENVPEPIMLSMDRALSSKEETDTNDLRKLHLSSWRRLGHSLHSNYKQCWGMRMNPRTELFKELKLTANKGLSREGLTLERHVDGWGEQNSDDRSCHNDDVSVSDVKNCCARKQLLQFDKSYRPAFYGIWPKKSNVVGPRHPWRKDPDLDYDVDSDEEWEEEEPGENLSDCDKDEEEESYEGCSKVNDEDETEDGFFVPHGYLSEDEGVQVDRMESDVPVQDIQSSHISKQDGRNEEFSALLRQQKCLNNITEQALRKNQVLIILNLFHEKASLLMAEDLNGTPKLEQTCLQALSMRAYPGGHSIEISIDSKVHDNQEACLSSAKAGVTPVLSVVPIPDSDLPLIVSTIQSCSHGIKSLVESLQEKFPSIPKSQLKDTVREISEFSDNRWQVKKEILVKLGMSVSPEKGGGQTKSIAAFFSKRCLPPAAKSVCSPTTTESSPQQLLKPGSAAHEQQGCTFNHT